GCCTCCTTCCAGCCTTCCACAAGGCAACAGGTTAAGAGATGTCACCACCATTCCTGCATCAAAATGGTCAATAGAGGCATTTCATTGACTGATCATTAGAGATGGGTTATGCTAAGTCCATATTTTTTTAAGGACTTACCCAAAAGTCCAGCAAAGGCCAGGGGATCCACAGGAACTCCAACACCTTCTACTGCATATGGCAATACATTTCCAAGGTCATCTGTGTATGGTCCAATAACAAATTGGATAAATGAAAGTAACGGGTTGTTATAGAAGAACTGAGGCCTTATATATCTGCAAGAcagtgaaaaagaaaaaagaaaaaagaaaagaacaattaataaaattaagtaataatggtttaacattaAGAGGAGTTAGAACACAAAGAACCAATAAATTTATTACCAGCACATGTTTCAGTTGGCAGAAATTGATGAACGAAAAATTAAAACTGTTACAAGAGATGGTGAAAATAATAGCAGAGTTCACCAGGTTTATTAATTAAGTCATAATCATTTAAGAAATGAACTAAATCAGAAGAGAGAATTCGATAATTTATACTCAATAACACAAAACAAAATGAAGTAGGACACTTTCAGTAATATATATGGACTCTCTTAATTAATGATGACATAATTTCATTATCTATATCTATTGTTTCTGAGGATAAGTGGCTTACAATGCATTATCACCCCCATTAAAACTGCCATCGGCCACAAAAGCTGCAACAGCAAGTGCCAGTGATGTCAAATATGCACTAGAAGTACGTGCCACTGGAATATCAAAAAGAGCTTTCTTGTTTGGCAGCAATGATTCATAGTTATTCATCACTCCCAAACACCCTGTCCAATTCGACGGCACAAGAAAAGATGGGCTCAGTTTTACACCATAACGAGCTGCTGTTAATCTTGTGGCTATCTGCATAAGATAAACACTGTAAGAACAAAGGCAAAACGTATCTCATCAAATCAAAGCATAGAAGATAATAATGACATACCTCAGAAACTCCCAAGATAGAAATGAAGCCACCAAAGAGAGGCACAACATTAGAAACGTAGTCATCCCATGTAGCATCAGGTTTAAGGAAAAAGCCACTCATCAAAGCTATTGTCCCAAAAGTTGTAACACATAAGGCTACTGCACTAATGTAACCCCATGGAGTACTGAGCTTGGTTGACTCAAACTGAAGATCCATTTCTGCTTTGGGCTGAACTACACATGCCTAAGTTTTAAACAAGAACAAGAAATGAGTATCTTCACTTGAAAAAGggggaaagaaagaaagaataaaaaCAGATACACCATCTATAATATGTCAAAGACAAATACAACAACATAAGAAGTTGAGGAAAACTTAGAAACGTGAGTTAGTGTTTGAGTACCTGTTTTGTGATGTCATTTGTTTTTTCCTCCATGAACCACACCACTACATCCCTTCCTGCAGCCTCGGAGAGCTTTTTCTCCAATTTAGGAATGACCTCTTCAATGGGTTTCCTCAAATTCCCGATAAAAATGCCCCCATCGCCAAATCTCCGAACATCAGTAGCAAAAAATGTATCAAACCCAAAACAGCTCTTCAACTGCAATATCACACGTTACCCCCAACAAATTATCAATAACAAGCTATTGTGCTTAAATAGTAGTTAAAAAGTGGTATTAGATTAAATGATTTGTATTGTGTGATTTCGTTATGAAATTAGTCACTAGCCTAACATGGGAGAACTTAAGTTCTCTTAAAAAAGCTGAGACAATTttcttataatttattattgtcaaCTCATTGATACTTCTATATATTTTTCTGTCTATCTTATAATCAAACGATTGGATCATTAATATATAGCGAATacctttttgaaagaaaaatacttGGAGAAGCTAAAGCAAAGCAAGTACCTTGTTGAGGTCAAGAGCTTTAAAGGTCCCCTCAGCTTGCTccaatctctctttctctttagtCAAGCTATCACGTACAACTCTGTTAAAGAAAGCTACAAGTGGGTTACCACTGTTTTCCCTGTCAAGCTCCTTCAGCTTTCTATCTGCCCTTTTCTTCTCCAACTTTATGGCTGCTTCAATGGAGGGATTGCCCATAAACTTCTTGAACTCCTCGTCTGTTTTCCAATCCTTCTCTTGTTTTTGTTCTTCTCCATCAATCACTTTAGTCTCTTCTTTACCACTCTCAACTTCTTCACCCTTCTTGGTATCAGTACCGCTTTCGCTAACTGCCTTTTCTGAAACAGCagcagaggaagaagaagaactggGTTTGTTGTCTACCTCGGCTTTAATGTAGAATCTTAGAGATTTTCTTGAACTGGGTTTGGAAAATAGGGAAAAAGAAAGTTGAGTGTTGTTGGAAAATCGATTTTTGGTTAAAGAAGTAGTAGTTCTGCTCTTGTTGTTGAGGTGCCATGGTGACATAGAAGAATGCGAAGCAGAGAAGAGAGTAGTCGCCATTGTAGTTGGGATTCGAGAGGTTGTTGAATGATGAAATGCGAAACGAGAGAAGCCATGGGAGTGAAAAAGGATTCTATGGAAGGAATGAGAAGAGCGATCAGAAGTCTAGAAGTTTGGAGAAGTGAGACAGGTGGAGTAGTTTCTTAAGGTAACGACATGAAAGACCAGACCCCACTCCCATGAATAATTGGATATTGCCGTTGCTAAGGATACCggtcaaattttttatttagacCATCTCCCATGTATAATTAGAGGAAAAATTGGCTGTACAAATTTTATAAGAGTGCTTCAAtagtaaaattatttatttatttttttaataaaaataataagatttattaattaataaattggttCAAAACAATATAATGCACTTTAGAATAACAGTCCTCCAACTGAAGCACACTACCTGCAGAGAAACAAGAATCTCTTGCCAAGTAATGAGTCAACTTATTCGCAGATCGTTTTTCAAAACACAAATcaacaaaagataaagccaaaagcaaatttcgaaaatctaGAACAATAAAACCAAACTGTGAAGGCATAAAAATAGCGCTTTGAATCGCTTGGACACACACCAAGTTATTTGTTTCTAACATGACTCTATCCCACGAATGAGCTGCAATCCAACTCAAGGCTTCTTTAATGCCTATTATCCCAGCAATTTCAGGTTGAACACATCCAATCTTCCCCTTCTTGAATGCTTCTACCATAGCACCATGATGATTCTGAACTACACAACCCATGCCAAAAGACAAGATTCAAACTAGAAAAAACtaaaaggaaaagactaaagaaccatgtcaaaagacaagacgaATGAGAAAAACTAAAATGAAAAACTAaagaaccatgtcaaaagacaagactaatggaaaaaattaaattagtttcaacacataaacacgatcacagaattaaaattaattaaggaatGAACTCCTTATAATTCTAATCCCATAAAAACATTAATTAGAGTTAAACtaataatagtaaattaataaaCGAAAACAAAAATCTAAAACGGAGGACGTCGATGAGCCAAACCGAACCACTCTCAGACGACTGCTCTTAAACCCCTCACAGACGATCGAAGACGACTGGTGTTGAAACCACTCTCAGACGACTGTTGTTGAAACTACTCTCAGACGACTGGCCGTCGTTAATCAGCGACGCCGGCCGACTGAACCGAACAGAAGCTTCTCGACGTCCCAACCAATACACGATATCTTCTCTCTCCAATACGCGTGCGATATTTCTCTCTCCAGTACGCGTGCGATATTTCTCTCTCCatagtaaaattattttaatgttattatgAGAGTCAAACATTGACTTAAAAAgtttaattatgagacaatatGTGATTTGGTAAGGTGATGTGGCATCCACTTAGGTAACACGTAACAAATTTTATGACCTCTTATAAAGAGATTAGGTACTCGAAGTCAATAGAAGATGGAACGTTCGAGTAAAGCGTGTGAGAACATCTGACCAGCTTCCAGCATCTAAGCAACTCGCATGAGCCGACCAGAGGGTgcgagttaaatatttttagagGAGATATCTCACATATCTTCATGCTTGGAAGATGTGATAATATCTCTAATTTTATGGGATGGATATGCAGTGTCAAAGAAGAAAAGACAACTTgcctagtttcctattttgctCATTGTAATTATAGGTTATTACATAGTTTTCTCATTTACTTCTTATTAGTTTTGGGAAACTAATTGATGTAATTAATCACAATAAATAGTGGAATCATCTCACTAAGGGACACAAATTTCATTCAGATGGAACATGCGAGAGAAATCTAGATTCAAGAGAAAAATACTCAAAGATCATTGTAAGAGCTTTTGAAAGAGATCAAGGTCTTCTTGTTTCTCTACTcacaagtcaatacaactaaaggAGAGTAGGCAATTACAACCATCAaggggtcgaacctctataattctggtgttttttttttactttacatTATTCGTATTTGTTATTTCAATTGTTCTTAAATCACTTTAAtttgactcattgtcgttgacTAAAAGTGAGGTCAACATTTAAGTACTTTCATTACGAGCAAAGAAAAAAGTCTTTATTTTAAGTCTTTTCAAGACACAAGATGGTTGTAACAGCATGGAGGGGAAATTAGACTGATACTACGGATCCAATAGCTACAGATCCAAACGTGCAAACACCTACAAACCCTAGAAATCTAGTCAAGTTGGACCCTGATCCGACTAATACTCGGCCACCAACAAGCCCATAAATAGTAGGGCAAAGAGTGACTACCCATCTGGCTAGGTTCACTCCAGGAATGCAAGAAACTGGAACCACTAGTACTCGGACCAAGCAAATTGCCCCAAGTATTGGAATCCCATCTGCTACAAATTCTCTATGGCCAATCAGTGATGACACCGAACTACAAAACTTGCAAGCTACACTGGGGAAAATACAAGGCCACAATAAAACTTTTAATTACGACCAGCAGGATACTAGAGCAGTTATAAATCTTTCTTTTGTAGAACAAAGATGCCAGTTTCAAGAGTGGAGGGATTGAGAGATGGAAATCATGAGAGCCCAACAAGAAGTGATTGACAATTGTTCCAAGTAGGCCGCTATAATAATTAGGAGAGTCTATTAAGTCACCGACCAACAACTTGTGGTAGATACTTACATTCCAACTAGGCCATAGCACGGGCCAGAAAAGCATCCAGTAGAACACACTCAGCAAACCCAAGTTAATGGGCTATCTAATCCGAGGCCACAGAGTAAAACTGTGGGCCACACGATAGATGAGAAAATTTTGCCAACTCATTACTTGGGAGGAAATGATCAGCATAACATTTGTTCTCAGACGAATATGCTGAGTCTACCCATTATTAATAACAGCCAGACGCAAAGACCTCTAGGAGAATCGGTCTTCGATCGATTAGGCACCATGTATGATCTTAAGAATGATTTAAATCGTAGAGGAGGATTAGACAAGCAGGACATCCTTCCTACTATTTAGCCAAATAATACAGATTACCCGACCCTTTTCTAAGAGATCCTCACGTGACACATGTTGGCCAACAGGTAGGTCAAGTTGATACATTGGTGCAAGCCCAAATAAATCAACTTAAGAGCCTCGTTCAAGGCCTAACTGACCTAAAACTCACAGATCTAGAACTTGACCGGACCAGAGGATCATCATTCTCACCAGAAATTAATGCTCTCGACCTACCGCCTaagttcaaaatgccaacaTGAAAAATGTACATGGGCAAGGAAGATCCTTTGTCTCACATTAAATACTTTAAAATTCAAATGAATTTACAAGCGGTGAAAGGTAAGGTACGGTGCAGAATTTTCCCAACTACCTTAGCGGAGGTCGCCCAACAGTGGTACTTCAAGTTAGCTCtaggaaagtttagttcattgAACTCTTTCATGTCAGAGTTTCATGCAAAGTTCTCCTCTTCTCGGCAACTCCCATCTCACTTAGAGGACCTGGTCGAAGTGAAACAAATACCAAGAGAACCCTTGAGAGCTTACATTAGCAGCTTCATGACTGAAGCTACAAAAGTGAAAGGGTTACCCGAGGAAGGGAGGCTTGTTGCAATCTTATGAGGTATTGAGCCTGTAGAAGAATTGTGGAAAGACATTAAAAGACTTACTATATGGTCAATGGTAGAATTCTTGGACTAAACAGATGGATTTATAAAGCTCGAAGAATCAGTTCAACGTGTGGACATAGCTAGACAAAAAAAGAACAAACAATACACCACTACTGCCAATACGTCTGTATAGCAAAACCAAAATTCCTAGAATCCCAGTAGCTCGAGCCAAGGTGGTAAAAGGTCAAACAATAGCAACTGATAGGGTAATGGAAAGAAAATTAGATTCAATGGTAACTTCGAACAGCATCCTCGGGAGAATGCCTCAAAGTTCATTGCTTTTACCATCCTAACAGAGGATATAGAAACAATTTTCACAATGACCTAGTCCATGGTGCCATACAAAAAACCCCCttcccatgaagaaagatatgAGTAAAAGGGATACCACCAAGTTCTGTCGCTTTCATGCGGACTACAGCCATAATACTAACAAGTACAATAATTTGAAGTCAAAAATAGATTTCCTCATTAGGAAAAATGACCCACACTTGTAGAAACATGTCAAGACTGACCAGGAAAAAAAGGGCGGCCCAACCAGATAACACACAAAACCAGTTGATGCCTCCACCAGTGGACAGACATCTTCAAGTCATTATTGGAAGGCCCCACATTGCTAGAGACTCTGGCAAAGCTAGGGAAAAATATGCCCAAACCATACAATGTGAACAAATTGATGCAATGTTGGTCGTAGAAGAAAGAAAGCCTAAGCAACCGCACATTGGAGAACCAATAATATCCTTTAGTGAAGAAGATTATGACCACATTATCTATCCACACAACGAACCTTTGGTTGTTGATGTCCATATTGCAAATAAAATGGTGGCTCAAACCATGGTTGAAAGTGGAGCctcttcaaatattttgttcaaAATAACATATGAAAATATGGGTCTTCAACTTAAAGACTTGGTCCCCTGCACTCAGCTGGTATACGGCTTCTCCTGTCAAAGCATTGCTCCACTTGGGCAGATCTGCCTACCACTTACAGTGGGACAAGCTCCAACAAGCACAACGGTGATGGCTCAATTCCTAGTGATTGATGTGCCTTTCAGCCTTTAATGTTATGCTAGGTCGACCAACCTTATATGACCTGAAGGTTGTCACTTCAATATATCACATGTGTGTAAAATTTCCAACAAGAAATGGAGTGTGTTGTCTAAAAGGAAACCAAAGAACTGCACATGAATGCTATAACCTTGCTCTATCTAaggccaaaaaaaaaagaaacctcTGGCCAGAGTTTAGAGAAAGGAAAAAGCATCGCCCAAGGCGGGGACGAAGATGTGGATCCTTACCTTGGGGAACCTGATACAAATGTTGGGCTAGTAGAGAAATTAGAAGAAGTTAAAATTGATCCCACCATGCCAACCAGGAAACTCAAGatcggaaagggtttgttgcttgAAATTAAATCAGCCTTGATGAAATTTCTAAGAGCAAATCTTTATATTTTTGCATGGTCGCATGGAGACATGGTTGGGATTGATCCAACTATAATGTCTCATGCACTCAACATTGATCCAAAACTTTCGTCCCGCCTAGCAAAAAAGGAAATCGTTGGACAAGGAACGTGTGCAAGCACTAAAAGAAGAGGTAGAAAGGCTCTGCATATATAGATTCATAATTGAAGCCTTCTACCCGGAATGGGTAGCTAACACTGTACTAGTACCCAAGCCGAACAAAAAAATGGCGAGTATGCATCGATTTCACCGGCCTCAACAAGGCATGCTCAAAAGATTGTTATCCACTTCCAAGAATTGATCAGCTTTTGGACGCAACAGCTGACCATGAAATCCTAAGCTTTATGAATGCCTATTCAGGGTACAAGCAAATAAGAAGACATCTGCTTGACTAAGAGCACACACGATTCCGAGTAGATGTTAGTCTGTACTGCTACAAAGTTATGCTATTTGGCCTTAAGAATATTGGGGCTACCTACCAAAGGTTAGTCAACAAGATGTTTAAGGAACAAATTGAGCgtaacatggaagtatatgtggatgacatacTCGTCAAATCTAGGAAggttggggggcacatagaggACCTGGATGAAActcaatcccttaaagtgttTCCTTAGGGGTCAGCTTAGGTAAGTTTCTTGGATTTATTATTAATGCTCAAGTAATATAAGCTAATCTAGAGAAAATTCAAGCACTCCTAGATATGGAGTCTCCAACAAAGgtgaaagaagtacaaagccTAATTGGCCGGATAGCCGCACTAAGCATATTTGTctcaaaattaacaaataggtgtgttcctttcttcaacatcctTTGAGGTAACAAGAAATTTAAGTGGACAAATGAATGTGAGAACACTTTTTAAGAGATAAAAAAGCAACTCGTGGAACCTCCCATCCTCTCAAAACCTCTAGACAAAAAATAGCTAGAAATCTACCTTACAGTCACTGAGCATGTTGTAAGTGTCGTACTGATCAGAGAAAATAATATTGTTCAACATCCAATCTACTAAATCAGCAAAAGACTAGTTAGGGTTGAAAGCAGGTACCCCCTAATTGAAATGTTAACAAACTGCTTGATCTTAGCCACAAAGAAGTCAAGGCCCTACTTCCAAGCTCATCCAGTTCAACTTTACACCGACCAACCTTTACGCCATGTTTTGCAGAAGCCATATACATCTGGTTAGCTGCTCAAGTGGGAAATTGAGTCAGGATAGTATAAAATAACCTATCAATCTCGCATAGCAGTAAAAGGACAAGCTTTGGCAGATTTTGTGGCTGAGTGCACAGGCAAGGAGGCAAGCAACTCAAAAGACAATACCGAGCCAAAAAAAGGAGCAAGAAAAAGCACCCCACTAGAAGAAAGCATTGAAGATAAGCCAATTTGAAAATTACACGTGGACGGATCATCTACTGATTAGTTGTCCAAAGCTAGGATTACTCTCATCACACATGGGGGAAACCCCTGCACAGAGCAACCAAGTTTGGGTTCAAAGCATCCAACAACAAGGTAGAATATGAAGTACTTATCGTTGGCCTAAACCTTTCTCGGGAGGTGCATGCTAACAAATCTCCACCTAAATTTTAACCAGCCAACACCACAACAACAATAAATTTATGAGATGGCTAGGTTTGGATCCCTCACTTCACTAACTTATAGCATGACATTCTATGCAGTAAAATTAGAGACTTCATACAACCATGCAAAGGAAGAGATTGAATGGCTAACACTAATGTTCAAGAAAGAATTTGAGTTGAGCTCCAATTCAGAAGGAGAGATGCCACAACTTGGAAGATATCGTAACAACCCAAACATTATTCAAGACCCCAAAGTTGTGAGAACCAAGGGTACAGGAAATACAAGGGAAGGACTAAGCAGGGAGAAAATCCAAGGAAACTTAAGAAATTGCTGCATTTGTCGCTCACTCACCCATGATTATCGTCGGTACCCAAACTGTCAACAAAATAATGGATCTCAGGGGCCACAATCTACCAATAATCAAGcaagagtttgttgggttttgtgccctaaataaaatccatttcaatataattagatttactaattcATAAAAGATCAGAAACTA
Above is a genomic segment from Cannabis sativa cultivar Pink pepper isolate KNU-18-1 unplaced genomic scaffold, ASM2916894v1 Contig3, whole genome shotgun sequence containing:
- the LOC133033231 gene encoding probable zinc metallopeptidase EGY3, chloroplastic; amino-acid sequence: MATTLFSASHSSMSPWHLNNKSRTTTSLTKNRFSNNTQLSFSLFSKPSSRKSLRFYIKAEVDNKPSSSSSSAAVSEKAVSESGTDTKKGEEVESGKEETKVIDGEEQKQEKDWKTDEEFKKFMGNPSIEAAIKLEKKRADRKLKELDRENSGNPLVAFFNRVVRDSLTKEKERLEQAEGTFKALDLNKLKSCFGFDTFFATDVRRFGDGGIFIGNLRKPIEEVIPKLEKKLSEAAGRDVVVWFMEEKTNDITKQACVVQPKAEMDLQFESTKLSTPWGYISAVALCVTTFGTIALMSGFFLKPDATWDDYVSNVVPLFGGFISILGVSEIATRLTAARYGVKLSPSFLVPSNWTGCLGVMNNYESLLPNKKALFDIPVARTSSAYLTSLALAVAAFVADGSFNGGDNALYIRPQFFYNNPLLSFIQFVIGPYTDDLGNVLPYAVEGVGVPVDPLAFAGLLGMVVTSLNLLPCGRLEGGRIAQAMFGRSTATLLSFATSLLLGIGGLSGSVLCLAWGLFATFFRGGEELPAKDEITPLEDDRYAWGLVLGLICFLTLFPNGGGTFSSSFFSGPFFRGDV